In Labrus bergylta chromosome 1, fLabBer1.1, whole genome shotgun sequence, one genomic interval encodes:
- the tmod1 gene encoding tropomodulin-1 isoform X2 has product MSVLKKEMEKYRDIDEDELLKKLSEEELQRLEDELEELDPDNALLPAGMRQKDQTKKAPTGSFQRDNLLAHLEKQAKEHPDKEDLVPYTGEKRGKAWVPKKIVDPIMENVTLEPELEEALASASDAELCDIAAILGMHTLMSNQQYYEALASSTIVNKQGLNSVIQCTQYKPVPDEEPNDTDVEETLQRMKRNDPDLVEVNLNNIRNIPIKTLKAYAEALITNSVVERFSIVGTRSNDPVAFALAEMLKVNTTLKSLNVESNFITGTGILSLIGSLQGNTTLHELKIDNQSQPLGNKVEMEIASMLEKNTTLLKFGYHFTQQGPRLRGSNAMMNNNDLVRKRRLEGGPIFPKCRTNV; this is encoded by the exons ATGTCGGTGCTGAAGAAGGAGATGGAGAAATACAGGGACATAGACGAGGACGAGCTGCTGAAGAAGCTGTCGGAGGAAGAGCTGCAGCGATTAGAGGATGAGTTAGAGGAGCTGGATCCTGAC AACGCATTGTTGCCAGCTGGGATGCGGCAGAAAGACCAGACAAAGAAAGCTCCGACGGGGTCGTTTCAGAGAGACAATCTACTCGCCCATCTGGAGAAACAGGCCAAAGAGCATCCTGACAAAGAAGACCTGGTGCCCTACACGGGGGAGAAGAGAG GTAAAGCCTGGGTGCCTAAGAAGATCGTGGATCCCATCATGGAGAACGTGACTCTGGAGCCGGAGCTAGAAGAAGCCCTGGCGAGTGCTTCTGATGCTGAACTGTGTGATATCGCAg CCATCCTGGGTATGCACACCCTGATGAGTAACCAGCAGTACTATGAAGCCCTGGCCAGCAGCACCATAGTCAACAAGCAAGGCCTCAACA GTGTGATCCAGTGCACCCAGTATAAACCAGTCCCCGATGAAGAGCCTAACGACACCGACGTAGAAGAGACCCTGCAGAGAATGAAGAGGAACGACCCAGACCTGGTCGAGGTCAACCTCAACAACATCAGA aACATCCCCATCAAGACTCTGAAGGCGTATGCAGAGGCTCTGATCACTAACAGTGTGGTGGAGAGGTTTAGTATTGTTGGAACCCGGAGCAACGACCCCGTAGCGTTT GCCCTGGCAGAGATGTTGAAGGTGAACACGACGCTGAAGAGCCTGAACGTTGAGTCTAACTTCATCACAGGAACAGGAATCCTGTCCCTCATCGGGTCACTGCAGGGTAACACCACGCTACATGAGCTCAAGATAGACAATCAG AGCCAGCCGTTAGGCAACAAGGTTGAGATGGAGATAGCCAGCATGCTGGAGAAAAACACCACGCTGCTGAAGTTTGGATATCACTTCACCCAGCAGGGCCCGCGCCTCCGGGGCTCCAACGCCATGATGAACAACAACGACCTGG tAAGAAAGAGAAGGCTTGAGGGAGGACCCATCTTCCCCAAGTGTCGGACGAATGTGTAG
- the tmod1 gene encoding tropomodulin-1 isoform X1, with protein sequence MSVLKKEMEKYRDIDEDELLKKLSEEELQRLEDELEELDPDNALLPAGMRQKDQTKKAPTGSFQRDNLLAHLEKQAKEHPDKEDLVPYTGEKRGKAWVPKKIVDPIMENVTLEPELEEALASASDAELCDIAAILGMHTLMSNQQYYEALASSTIVNKQGLNSVIQCTQYKPVPDEEPNDTDVEETLQRMKRNDPDLVEVNLNNIRNIPIKTLKAYAEALITNSVVERFSIVGTRSNDPVAFALAEMLKVNTTLKSLNVESNFITGTGILSLIGSLQGNTTLHELKIDNQSQPLGNKVEMEIASMLEKNTTLLKFGYHFTQQGPRLRGSNAMMNNNDLARAVRSESDGSFTLTLSVPELERAFGKKFKSKTNKKEKA encoded by the exons ATGTCGGTGCTGAAGAAGGAGATGGAGAAATACAGGGACATAGACGAGGACGAGCTGCTGAAGAAGCTGTCGGAGGAAGAGCTGCAGCGATTAGAGGATGAGTTAGAGGAGCTGGATCCTGAC AACGCATTGTTGCCAGCTGGGATGCGGCAGAAAGACCAGACAAAGAAAGCTCCGACGGGGTCGTTTCAGAGAGACAATCTACTCGCCCATCTGGAGAAACAGGCCAAAGAGCATCCTGACAAAGAAGACCTGGTGCCCTACACGGGGGAGAAGAGAG GTAAAGCCTGGGTGCCTAAGAAGATCGTGGATCCCATCATGGAGAACGTGACTCTGGAGCCGGAGCTAGAAGAAGCCCTGGCGAGTGCTTCTGATGCTGAACTGTGTGATATCGCAg CCATCCTGGGTATGCACACCCTGATGAGTAACCAGCAGTACTATGAAGCCCTGGCCAGCAGCACCATAGTCAACAAGCAAGGCCTCAACA GTGTGATCCAGTGCACCCAGTATAAACCAGTCCCCGATGAAGAGCCTAACGACACCGACGTAGAAGAGACCCTGCAGAGAATGAAGAGGAACGACCCAGACCTGGTCGAGGTCAACCTCAACAACATCAGA aACATCCCCATCAAGACTCTGAAGGCGTATGCAGAGGCTCTGATCACTAACAGTGTGGTGGAGAGGTTTAGTATTGTTGGAACCCGGAGCAACGACCCCGTAGCGTTT GCCCTGGCAGAGATGTTGAAGGTGAACACGACGCTGAAGAGCCTGAACGTTGAGTCTAACTTCATCACAGGAACAGGAATCCTGTCCCTCATCGGGTCACTGCAGGGTAACACCACGCTACATGAGCTCAAGATAGACAATCAG AGCCAGCCGTTAGGCAACAAGGTTGAGATGGAGATAGCCAGCATGCTGGAGAAAAACACCACGCTGCTGAAGTTTGGATATCACTTCACCCAGCAGGGCCCGCGCCTCCGGGGCTCCAACGCCATGATGAACAACAACGACCTGG CCCGGGCCGTCAGGTCAGAGTCAGACGGCTCCTTCACCCTCACTCTGTCCGTGCCTGAGCTGGAGCGAGCCTTTGGGAAAAAGTTCAAGTCCAAGACTAA tAAGAAAGAGAAGGCTTGA